The proteins below are encoded in one region of Halocatena salina:
- a CDS encoding deoxyuridine 5'-triphosphate nucleotidohydrolase: protein MFRRGTFVREQCTPVSDDQLQPNGIDLTVSDVFEQMDAGHVGRDGKEIGDRRSRTPQSLTENEAPTYYLEPGGYIVRYGETVTIPDGHVGFVYPRSTLMRNSCMLNTAVWDAGYEGKGEGLLQVHHDIELEQGARIAQLVLARANHEETYDGTYQGENVDTK from the coding sequence ATGTTCCGACGTGGTACGTTCGTTCGTGAACAGTGTACACCAGTTTCGGATGATCAGCTACAGCCAAATGGAATCGATCTCACAGTGAGCGATGTGTTCGAACAGATGGACGCAGGACATGTAGGTCGTGATGGCAAGGAGATCGGCGATCGTCGGAGCCGCACTCCGCAATCTCTGACAGAAAATGAAGCACCAACGTACTATCTCGAACCGGGGGGATACATCGTCCGATACGGTGAAACGGTGACCATTCCGGACGGTCACGTTGGGTTCGTGTATCCTCGCTCGACGCTCATGCGCAACTCCTGTATGCTCAATACAGCCGTTTGGGACGCCGGATACGAGGGCAAGGGAGAAGGACTGTTACAGGTTCACCATGACATCGAACTCGAACAGGGCGCACGAATCGCACAACTCGTACTCGCACGGGCAAACCACGAGGAGACGTACGATGGAACGTACCAAGGTGAAAACGTCGATACGAAGTAG
- a CDS encoding winged helix-turn-helix transcriptional regulator, translating into MVSQHSKRVALTVVFVIAVLVPVLGTSVAHPVDRNTTPKDDTSVRENHRSDDCRLSVRSAVVADGKADIDTTSVATPSNASERDERSFSVDSGDETIKETLQFLLPCQNVTGRETDDGTLLRLEQITTATLGTLNRTGSGVTTVVDTGEHSVVEIVNGTVAVVRSTIGTEQPPTPTESDEKAPGEPEVERTEPPPIERTTSTDTRQRSVSPTPVEEVTPTAPPTTSSPTATTTPEPTTRSTTTETTTPEPTTADRSPDRETLTAVSLSVPVRSSSNDSDDGSNPPSGKGLPFEPERETGAAVGLGATVVRMLFTHGSTASETISRPHDVGSIHIRHTTVIDSLSRVMVLLRYSRYDDSDPLEHDGRAIVFEAIEETPGIYLSAISDHTEYSLSTLRHHLRVLEREGLIMSVKVHGKRRFYPVDTEWIELTAALGEEATANVIEALCHLGPATVSELADELDRDPSTVTHHLQRLDDDEIVRRQRSGRVVMNRLSDDVVTYLTERPERLPIASSAD; encoded by the coding sequence ATGGTCTCACAACACTCGAAACGGGTAGCACTCACAGTCGTGTTCGTGATCGCTGTACTCGTTCCGGTGTTGGGTACATCCGTTGCTCATCCAGTGGACAGAAACACGACACCCAAAGACGATACATCGGTTCGCGAGAATCACCGTTCCGATGACTGTCGGTTATCGGTCCGATCGGCAGTGGTAGCGGACGGGAAAGCAGACATCGACACGACATCGGTTGCCACACCGTCCAACGCCAGCGAACGGGATGAACGCAGTTTCTCCGTAGACAGTGGTGATGAAACGATCAAGGAGACGCTCCAATTTTTACTCCCATGTCAGAATGTGACGGGACGCGAAACTGACGACGGAACTCTTCTGCGGCTAGAGCAGATCACCACTGCAACGCTCGGAACGCTAAACCGAACTGGGAGTGGGGTCACTACTGTCGTTGATACAGGAGAACACAGCGTCGTGGAGATCGTCAACGGGACGGTCGCCGTGGTGCGTTCGACGATCGGGACGGAGCAGCCCCCGACGCCGACGGAATCAGACGAGAAAGCGCCCGGTGAACCCGAGGTGGAACGAACGGAACCGCCACCGATCGAACGAACGACCAGCACCGACACCCGACAGCGATCCGTGTCGCCCACTCCGGTCGAAGAAGTAACTCCCACCGCACCGCCGACAACGTCGTCCCCAACAGCGACGACGACACCAGAACCGACGACACGTTCAACAACCACTGAAACGACGACACCAGAACCGACGACCGCAGATCGATCGCCCGATCGAGAAACGTTGACGGCCGTTTCCCTATCGGTTCCCGTCCGATCATCCTCGAACGACAGCGATGATGGCTCGAACCCACCCAGTGGAAAGGGACTGCCGTTCGAACCGGAACGGGAAACGGGGGCTGCTGTCGGTTTGGGGGCAACTGTGGTTCGGATGCTTTTCACACACGGTAGCACCGCGTCCGAAACGATATCGAGACCACACGACGTGGGATCCATTCATATCCGGCACACGACCGTCATCGACTCGCTATCACGGGTAATGGTGCTGTTACGGTACAGCCGGTACGACGATTCGGATCCACTCGAACACGACGGACGCGCGATCGTGTTCGAAGCCATCGAGGAGACGCCGGGGATCTATCTTTCGGCGATAAGCGATCACACGGAGTACTCGCTCTCGACGCTGCGTCACCATCTCCGAGTCCTAGAACGAGAGGGACTCATTATGAGTGTCAAAGTACACGGAAAGCGACGGTTCTATCCCGTCGATACCGAATGGATCGAACTCACGGCTGCGTTGGGGGAAGAGGCGACTGCGAACGTCATCGAAGCGCTCTGTCACCTCGGTCCCGCGACAGTGTCGGAGCTGGCCGACGAGTTGGATCGGGATCCAAGTACCGTAACACACCACCTACAACGGCTCGATGACGATGAGATCGTTCGCCGGCAGCGGTCGGGGCGTGTCGTAATGAATCGCCTCTCGGACGACGTCGTGACGTATCTCACGGAACGACCGGAGCGGCTCCCGATCGCATCGAGTGCTGATTGA
- a CDS encoding valine--tRNA ligase — MTEIENEYDPDSIEQKWRERWQEMGVYQYRDDEERPDYVIDTPPPYPTGNFHIGNSLGWCYMDFAARYHRLCGDDVLFPQGWDCHGLPTEVKVEENHDIHRTDVPREEFRELCIEHTESQIDAMYETMLDLGFSQDWSHEFRTMDPEYWGETQRSFVRMAEEGYVYRDDHPVNWCPRCETAIADAEVETDDRTGTLYYLTFSSASEEQRSSGSRTQSGDSEEQHTSGSRTQSGDSDAIEIATTRPELLAACVGIAVDPDDERYADRIGETFEVPLFEQEVELFADDEVDSTFGTGAVMVCTFGDKQDVTWWAEHDLDLRPVITESGHLAELAGEFEGLGVNEAKEEIAQALAAADVLNDRESIEQSVGICWRCDTPIEILSKDQWFVRVNQEEILETAREIEWIPEHMYARLEEWAEGMDWDWVISRQRVFATPIPAWFCEECGHIHTADEDALPVDPTETDPGHPCPECESTEWVGETDVMDTWMDSSITPLYVTGWPESSFESVQLREQGHDIIRTWAFYTILRTAALEDERPWDRALINGMVFGEDGHKMSKSKGNFVEPKEVISEHSADAFRQAIALGGQPGTDIQFQWKEVTSASRFLTKVWNITKFASNHFDADTPSIQDPAYRDADKWILIRCAEVADRVQEHMDAHRFDAALRELREFIWHDLADDYLELLKGRLYEGRPGERNAARHALYTALSASLRMLSPFAPFLTEEAYQTLPAGAESVHTETWPSLQTFDADAAQRGQLIVDVASAIRGWKSDAGMALNAELDRIELFVDRDGERPAIDTYDLSSAVNAPVYIETGRPNIELVPVGVDPDHSVIGPQFRDRAGAVVSALEATDPAELKAQIETNGEISVDVEDDTVVLDPEAVDILEEQRAASGEEVDVIELDEGTILIYS; from the coding sequence ATGACAGAGATAGAGAACGAATACGATCCGGACAGCATCGAGCAGAAGTGGCGCGAGCGGTGGCAGGAGATGGGTGTGTACCAGTACCGTGACGACGAGGAGCGCCCCGATTACGTGATCGACACGCCGCCGCCCTACCCGACCGGGAACTTCCACATCGGGAATTCACTCGGCTGGTGTTATATGGATTTTGCTGCCCGCTATCATCGGTTGTGCGGCGACGACGTGTTGTTTCCTCAGGGATGGGACTGTCACGGCCTTCCGACCGAGGTGAAAGTCGAGGAGAACCACGACATCCACCGGACGGACGTCCCCCGCGAAGAGTTTCGAGAGCTGTGCATCGAACACACCGAGTCCCAGATCGATGCGATGTACGAGACGATGCTTGATCTCGGCTTCTCTCAGGACTGGTCTCACGAGTTCCGGACGATGGATCCCGAATACTGGGGGGAAACACAACGTTCGTTCGTTCGGATGGCCGAGGAGGGCTACGTCTACCGCGACGACCACCCTGTCAACTGGTGTCCGCGCTGTGAAACTGCGATCGCTGACGCCGAAGTCGAAACCGACGATCGAACCGGAACGCTGTATTATCTCACGTTCTCCAGCGCCAGTGAGGAACAACGTTCCTCAGGCAGCCGGACGCAGTCCGGCGACAGCGAGGAACAACATACCTCGGGCAGCCGGACGCAGTCCGGCGACAGCGACGCGATCGAGATCGCAACGACGCGACCCGAACTGCTCGCTGCGTGTGTGGGGATCGCCGTCGATCCCGATGATGAGCGCTACGCCGACCGGATCGGCGAGACGTTCGAGGTGCCGCTGTTCGAGCAGGAGGTTGAGTTGTTCGCCGACGACGAGGTCGACAGCACGTTCGGCACCGGTGCTGTGATGGTCTGTACGTTCGGTGATAAACAGGACGTCACGTGGTGGGCCGAACACGATCTGGATCTCCGACCAGTCATTACCGAGTCCGGACACCTCGCTGAACTCGCAGGTGAGTTCGAAGGACTCGGGGTGAACGAGGCAAAAGAGGAGATCGCTCAGGCCCTTGCGGCGGCGGACGTTTTGAACGACCGCGAGTCCATCGAACAGTCGGTAGGGATCTGCTGGCGGTGTGACACACCGATCGAGATTCTGAGCAAAGATCAGTGGTTCGTCCGGGTGAATCAGGAGGAGATCCTCGAAACGGCCCGTGAGATCGAATGGATTCCTGAGCACATGTACGCCCGTCTTGAAGAGTGGGCCGAAGGGATGGATTGGGACTGGGTCATCTCCCGCCAACGGGTGTTTGCGACACCCATCCCCGCGTGGTTCTGTGAAGAATGTGGTCACATTCACACCGCCGATGAAGACGCTCTTCCGGTTGATCCGACCGAGACCGATCCCGGTCATCCGTGTCCGGAGTGTGAAAGCACCGAGTGGGTGGGCGAGACCGACGTCATGGACACGTGGATGGACTCTTCGATCACGCCTCTGTACGTGACTGGCTGGCCCGAATCGTCGTTTGAATCGGTTCAGTTGCGCGAACAGGGACACGACATCATCCGAACGTGGGCGTTCTACACCATCCTCAGGACGGCTGCGCTCGAAGACGAACGTCCGTGGGATCGCGCGCTGATCAACGGCATGGTGTTCGGAGAGGACGGCCACAAGATGAGCAAATCGAAAGGGAACTTCGTCGAGCCGAAGGAAGTCATCTCGGAACACTCTGCCGACGCCTTCCGGCAGGCGATCGCGCTCGGTGGCCAGCCCGGCACCGACATCCAGTTCCAGTGGAAGGAAGTCACGTCGGCCTCGCGGTTTCTCACGAAGGTGTGGAACATCACCAAATTCGCCTCGAACCATTTCGATGCGGACACCCCATCGATTCAGGATCCGGCCTATCGCGACGCCGATAAATGGATCTTGATCCGCTGTGCGGAGGTTGCCGACCGAGTCCAAGAGCATATGGACGCCCACCGGTTCGACGCAGCGCTGCGCGAACTTCGGGAATTCATCTGGCACGATCTCGCCGACGACTACCTCGAACTGCTCAAAGGACGACTGTATGAGGGACGTCCCGGCGAGCGAAACGCGGCCCGTCATGCTCTGTACACCGCGTTGTCGGCTTCGCTTCGGATGCTCTCCCCGTTCGCCCCGTTCCTTACCGAAGAAGCGTATCAGACGCTTCCCGCCGGAGCTGAAAGCGTTCATACGGAGACGTGGCCGTCACTCCAGACGTTCGATGCGGACGCCGCCCAACGAGGACAGCTCATTGTGGACGTCGCAAGCGCGATCCGTGGCTGGAAGTCAGACGCCGGAATGGCCCTCAACGCGGAATTGGACCGGATCGAGCTGTTCGTGGACCGCGATGGAGAACGGCCAGCGATCGACACCTACGACCTTAGCTCGGCTGTCAACGCTCCCGTTTACATCGAAACCGGTCGGCCAAACATCGAACTCGTTCCCGTCGGTGTGGATCCCGACCACTCGGTGATCGGTCCACAGTTCCGCGACCGAGCCGGTGCTGTCGTCTCTGCTCTCGAAGCCACCGATCCCGCCGAACTGAAAGCACAGATCGAAACGAACGGTGAAATCTCCGTCGACGTTGAGGACGATACGGTCGTGCTTGATCCCGAAGCGGTCGATATCCTCGAAGAACAGCGCGCTGCAAGCGGCGAGGAGGTCGACGTGATCGAACTGGATGAGGGCACGATCCTCATCTACAGCTAA
- the gnd gene encoding phosphogluconate dehydrogenase (NAD(+)-dependent, decarboxylating) codes for MQLGVVGLGRMGQIVVDRVLAAGHDVVAFDVDETAVAEAADAGAQPADSLADLVARLDDQKRIWLMVPAGDAIDAALSDLEPHLDGDDVVIDGGNSHFEASVRRGGETSAAYLDCGTSGGPAGAELGFSLMVGGPEWAYEACVPVFDAVATGPNGHARMGPSGAGHYVKMVHNGIEYALMQAYGEGFELLANGRYDLDLEAVAHTWNNGAVIRSWLLELCEEAFAEEGNDLGDVADHVAGGSTGTWTVEEALTQEVPVPLIYTALSERFGSRSDRFSRRLANRLRYGFGRHEVARTE; via the coding sequence ATGCAACTCGGAGTCGTTGGTCTCGGACGGATGGGACAGATCGTCGTCGATCGCGTTCTGGCTGCTGGTCACGACGTGGTGGCGTTCGATGTGGATGAGACGGCGGTGGCAGAAGCGGCCGATGCGGGCGCACAGCCAGCGGATTCGCTCGCCGATCTCGTTGCGCGATTGGACGATCAAAAGCGGATCTGGCTCATGGTACCTGCGGGAGATGCGATCGATGCCGCACTCTCCGATCTCGAACCGCATCTCGACGGAGACGACGTCGTGATCGACGGCGGCAACTCCCATTTCGAAGCGTCAGTTCGACGAGGAGGGGAGACGAGCGCCGCGTATCTCGACTGTGGGACGAGCGGCGGACCGGCCGGTGCGGAGTTGGGCTTTTCGCTGATGGTCGGTGGTCCTGAATGGGCCTACGAGGCGTGCGTTCCGGTCTTCGATGCGGTCGCCACCGGACCGAACGGCCATGCGCGGATGGGACCGTCGGGAGCCGGACATTACGTGAAGATGGTTCACAACGGGATCGAATACGCCCTGATGCAGGCTTACGGCGAGGGATTCGAGTTGCTCGCAAACGGACGGTACGATCTCGATCTCGAAGCCGTGGCACACACGTGGAACAACGGGGCCGTCATCCGGTCGTGGCTGCTCGAACTGTGTGAGGAGGCCTTCGCGGAGGAAGGGAACGACCTCGGGGACGTGGCCGACCACGTGGCTGGTGGCTCGACGGGGACGTGGACCGTCGAAGAGGCACTCACACAGGAAGTACCAGTACCACTCATCTACACCGCGCTATCCGAACGGTTCGGTAGCCGGTCGGATCGGTTCTCGCGGCGATTGGCCAACCGACTCCGGTATGGGTTCGGACGGCACGAAGTGGCGCGCACGGAGTGA
- a CDS encoding 2Fe-2S iron-sulfur cluster-binding protein: MVDTLGLGVGITLTLIMIVFHFSKGTGWQPREDISDEVLEHRAATVPETAFPEPMNRSIGGGAAGVGAAVTGETEAEGELEEGEEAVGGDDPSAIPDDEAEVYEVEFVKQGKTIDVKENTTLLEAGEGEGWDLPYACREGQCISCGGHITNGHAEEYVEHHTNQMLGEAELSDGYTLTCVAYPTADLSLETGESP; the protein is encoded by the coding sequence ATGGTAGACACACTGGGTCTCGGGGTGGGGATCACGCTCACGCTCATCATGATCGTGTTCCATTTCTCCAAAGGGACGGGGTGGCAGCCCCGGGAAGACATCTCGGATGAGGTGCTCGAACACCGTGCTGCCACCGTGCCCGAGACGGCGTTTCCCGAGCCGATGAACCGGTCGATCGGTGGGGGGGCAGCCGGTGTTGGAGCAGCTGTCACTGGTGAAACCGAAGCCGAAGGGGAACTCGAAGAGGGTGAAGAGGCTGTTGGTGGCGACGATCCTTCCGCAATTCCCGACGACGAAGCCGAGGTGTACGAAGTCGAATTCGTCAAACAAGGGAAAACGATCGACGTCAAAGAGAACACCACACTTCTCGAAGCCGGCGAAGGGGAGGGGTGGGATCTCCCCTACGCGTGCCGTGAAGGCCAATGTATCTCCTGTGGTGGTCACATTACGAACGGTCACGCTGAGGAGTACGTCGAGCACCACACCAACCAGATGCTCGGCGAAGCCGAACTCTCCGACGGATACACCCTCACTTGTGTCGCCTATCCGACCGCTGATCTCAGCCTCGAAACCGGCGAGTCACCGTAA
- a CDS encoding MaoC family dehydratase: MVGRYYEEYEIGETIEHEKRRTISESDNQRFCDMTMNQQPLHLDQEFADDTQFGRQLVNGLYTMSLAVGLSIPDTTDGTIVANLSYDNVEHPNPVFHGDTLRAQSTVTDKRETSDGERGVVTMHVEAFTIDGETETLVCEFDRTALSLKKQR; encoded by the coding sequence ATGGTCGGTCGATACTACGAGGAGTACGAGATCGGGGAAACGATCGAACACGAAAAACGACGAACGATCAGCGAAAGCGACAACCAACGATTCTGTGATATGACGATGAATCAACAGCCCTTGCATCTCGATCAGGAGTTCGCCGACGACACCCAGTTCGGGCGGCAGTTGGTCAACGGGCTGTACACCATGTCGCTGGCCGTCGGACTGTCCATCCCCGACACCACGGATGGGACCATCGTCGCCAACCTCTCCTATGACAACGTCGAGCACCCCAATCCGGTGTTCCACGGGGACACGCTCCGCGCACAATCGACGGTGACGGACAAACGCGAAACCTCTGATGGGGAACGCGGCGTCGTTACGATGCACGTCGAAGCGTTCACAATCGACGGCGAAACGGAAACGCTCGTCTGTGAATTCGATCGGACCGCACTTTCGTTGAAAAAACAACGCTAA
- a CDS encoding M48 family metalloprotease, translating to MVDPRTLTDDERDRLEPVLSKTNIPVRVSAEMGSSEVLRLNGKAIGWWRDTRRAVLADRSFDRFDDEQLHALVAHQIGHHRGRHPLLLGMYKLVVFLSAGLIGWIGSVLADVTSTGP from the coding sequence ATGGTTGATCCCCGCACTTTGACAGACGATGAACGCGACCGGTTGGAACCCGTGCTTTCGAAAACGAACATCCCGGTGAGGGTCTCAGCCGAGATGGGATCAAGCGAGGTCCTCCGGCTGAATGGCAAAGCGATCGGTTGGTGGCGCGATACGCGTCGGGCCGTGCTCGCTGACCGGAGTTTCGATCGGTTCGATGATGAGCAACTGCACGCGCTCGTTGCTCATCAGATCGGTCACCACCGAGGTCGGCATCCGCTGTTGCTTGGGATGTACAAACTCGTCGTGTTTCTCTCCGCTGGATTGATCGGATGGATCGGATCGGTACTCGCTGATGTCACGTCCACTGGTCCGTAG
- a CDS encoding PH domain-containing protein encodes MDTPSADEFEWLTLDEDEELLWGDTPHRLSLLLSIGVGLPLCLVIVGIPLVVSSYLHHTNTNYVITTTAVYKKRGIFSRSVQRVEFDKVQNTSYQQSMMGSYFGYGTVEIATAGTGGVEMRFRNVESPREVQTKINERSAETENGTNGEDAEAVLDEILTELQAIRQSIDEPAEASSAESDRSKAEPAASGTGTEESL; translated from the coding sequence ATGGACACGCCATCAGCGGATGAATTCGAGTGGCTGACGCTCGATGAGGACGAGGAACTGCTGTGGGGGGACACTCCACACCGGCTCAGTTTGTTGTTGTCGATCGGCGTCGGGCTCCCGTTGTGTTTGGTGATCGTCGGAATCCCACTCGTCGTTTCGTCGTATCTACATCACACGAACACGAACTACGTGATCACGACCACAGCCGTGTACAAAAAGCGGGGTATCTTTTCACGGAGCGTCCAACGGGTCGAATTCGACAAGGTGCAAAACACCTCTTACCAGCAGTCGATGATGGGATCGTATTTCGGCTACGGAACGGTCGAAATCGCCACTGCCGGCACCGGTGGGGTCGAGATGCGGTTTCGAAACGTCGAATCGCCACGAGAGGTACAAACGAAGATCAACGAGCGCAGCGCGGAGACAGAGAACGGAACGAACGGGGAGGACGCCGAGGCGGTCCTCGATGAGATTCTCACGGAGCTACAAGCGATCCGTCAAAGTATTGATGAGCCTGCTGAGGCATCAAGCGCGGAAAGCGACCGCTCGAAAGCGGAACCGGCGGCCAGTGGAACTGGGACTGAGGAGTCGCTATGA
- a CDS encoding PH domain-containing protein, whose translation MSSVSALSLDAEETVHWTDHPRLVLIIPDTVVGTMLMVVGITAILVPEIATPLLSAEITPWLGVLVLPGIALPAWSYLVVVNTVFVITDRALYVKQGVFRKRVDRIRHSRVQNSSFSQGYREKIFGYGTVSVDTAGVSAAIRFYDIDNPEAVRERIDARASESGETGIPGSIEQWNAVLEEVRALRAVVESS comes from the coding sequence ATGAGTTCTGTCTCTGCGCTTTCACTCGACGCCGAGGAAACGGTTCACTGGACCGACCACCCTCGACTGGTGCTCATCATACCCGACACGGTGGTCGGAACGATGCTAATGGTGGTCGGAATCACGGCAATCCTCGTTCCAGAGATCGCAACGCCGCTTCTGTCTGCGGAGATCACGCCGTGGCTGGGGGTACTCGTGCTCCCCGGAATCGCACTCCCGGCGTGGTCGTATCTAGTCGTCGTGAATACGGTGTTCGTGATTACCGACCGAGCGCTGTACGTGAAACAGGGCGTCTTCCGCAAGCGCGTCGACCGTATCAGACACAGCCGCGTTCAAAACAGCTCGTTCTCACAAGGATATCGAGAGAAGATTTTCGGGTACGGAACGGTGTCGGTCGACACGGCCGGCGTTTCGGCCGCGATCCGATTTTACGACATCGACAACCCGGAAGCCGTCCGCGAACGCATCGATGCGCGCGCCTCTGAATCAGGTGAAACGGGGATTCCAGGAAGTATCGAACAGTGGAACGCTGTCCTCGAAGAAGTACGGGCGCTCAGGGCTGTGGTCGAATCGAGCTGA
- a CDS encoding acyl-CoA carboxylase subunit beta, translating to MKVRIDTDASAEEASATAAALARHAVEEVEVYIGDAAEPAVVHGGDQVGDAVPDDDIGPTEREIALIEEIARIEQGGPEKYKERLAEQGKLFVRDRLDLWFDDVLFEDGKFAEFDADDRLPADGLLTGGAEFEGRTVHFMANDFTVKAGSMAEKGVEKFLRMQQRALDTGRPVLYLMDSSGGRIDQQTGFFANREGIGKYYYNHSMLSGRVPQICVLYGPCIAGAAYTPVFADFTVMVRDVSAMAIASPRMVEMVTGETIDMQDLGGPEVHTTQSGSADLIAEDEEHARELVAKLISYLPDNCEASPTTADTVSPTIPPSTTDRVIPDHPNKGYDMHDLIDRVVDGDSVLELQPSFGPEIITAFARIDGRPVGIVANQPAQRAGAIFPDAAEKAARFIWKCDAFEIPLLYLCDTPGFMAGSGVEKEAILEKGKKMIYATSSATVPKQCVVVRKAYGAGIYAMSGPAYGPESTIGLPSGEIGIMGPEAAINAVYANKLDAIDDPDERKERERQLREEYREDIDIHRMASEMVIDEIVPPSSLREELANRFAFYETVEKDLPDKKHGTVL from the coding sequence ATGAAGGTGCGGATCGATACGGACGCGAGTGCGGAGGAAGCAAGCGCTACTGCTGCTGCGCTCGCCCGTCACGCCGTCGAGGAGGTCGAAGTGTACATCGGAGACGCAGCCGAGCCGGCCGTCGTTCACGGCGGCGATCAAGTGGGAGACGCGGTTCCAGACGACGATATCGGGCCGACAGAGCGGGAGATCGCGCTCATCGAGGAGATCGCTCGCATCGAACAGGGTGGGCCGGAGAAGTACAAAGAACGACTAGCAGAACAAGGCAAGCTGTTCGTCAGGGACCGGCTAGATCTCTGGTTTGATGACGTGCTGTTCGAAGACGGAAAATTCGCGGAGTTCGACGCTGACGATCGACTCCCGGCAGATGGTCTTCTCACTGGCGGCGCGGAGTTCGAAGGCCGAACGGTCCATTTCATGGCCAACGACTTCACTGTGAAAGCGGGGAGCATGGCCGAGAAAGGTGTCGAGAAGTTCCTCCGAATGCAACAGCGCGCGCTCGACACAGGCCGTCCGGTGTTGTATCTGATGGACTCCTCGGGCGGACGCATCGACCAGCAGACCGGCTTTTTCGCCAACCGGGAAGGGATCGGAAAGTACTACTACAACCACTCGATGCTCTCGGGACGAGTGCCCCAAATCTGTGTGCTGTACGGGCCCTGTATTGCCGGTGCTGCGTATACCCCCGTGTTCGCTGATTTCACAGTCATGGTTCGGGACGTGTCGGCGATGGCGATTGCTAGCCCGCGGATGGTGGAGATGGTCACTGGCGAGACGATCGACATGCAGGATCTCGGCGGTCCAGAAGTTCACACCACCCAATCCGGCAGTGCCGATCTCATCGCCGAAGACGAAGAACACGCCCGAGAGTTGGTCGCCAAACTGATCTCCTATCTCCCGGACAACTGCGAGGCGTCCCCGACGACGGCAGACACCGTCTCTCCGACCATCCCGCCGTCGACCACCGATCGCGTCATTCCCGACCACCCCAACAAGGGGTACGACATGCACGACCTCATCGACCGTGTCGTCGATGGCGATTCGGTTCTCGAACTTCAACCGTCGTTCGGACCGGAGATCATCACCGCGTTCGCGCGCATCGACGGACGACCGGTCGGCATCGTCGCCAATCAGCCAGCCCAGCGCGCCGGTGCCATCTTCCCCGATGCGGCCGAGAAGGCCGCCCGGTTCATCTGGAAGTGCGACGCGTTCGAGATCCCCCTGCTGTATCTGTGTGACACACCTGGCTTCATGGCTGGGTCCGGCGTCGAGAAAGAGGCAATCCTCGAAAAAGGCAAGAAAATGATCTATGCCACCTCTTCAGCGACGGTTCCCAAACAGTGTGTCGTTGTCCGGAAAGCCTACGGTGCGGGGATCTATGCCATGTCTGGACCGGCCTACGGTCCCGAATCCACGATCGGACTGCCGTCCGGTGAGATCGGAATTATGGGTCCGGAAGCAGCCATTAACGCCGTCTACGCCAACAAACTCGACGCGATCGACGACCCCGATGAACGCAAAGAACGCGAACGACAGCTCCGGGAGGAGTACCGCGAGGACATCGACATCCACCGCATGGCCAGCGAGATGGTCATCGACGAGATCGTTCCCCCGAGTAGCCTGCGCGAAGAGCTCGCAAACCGGTTTGCGTTCTACGAGACCGTCGAGAAGGATCTTCCCGATAAGAAACACGGAACCGTGTTGTAG